One genomic region from Microcystis panniformis FACHB-1757 encodes:
- a CDS encoding hydroxyacid dehydrogenase has translation MPKLNLGKITMTTTSPKTLTMDIQKPRVLLIGKMYDEAGQKLLEESTNIEILSNPTPEEINEAIQEVSGVFVRYPNKLEASSIRLAKHLKVISTSGFGTDSIDIMAATEQGVIVVNNPGMSTTAVAEHTLSMILALAKKLPFLDHCVKKGNYLIRNQMQPIQLENKTLGIVGLGRIGTLVAHKCNLALGMRVLAYDPYVPASKAETVGATLFKDLDVLLAESDFVSLHTELTSETREMFNISVFKKMKPTAFLINTSRGKVVCEKDLGIALNQKLIAGCALDVFEPEPPALDNPLYNFENVILSPHLAGVTPEASLAAAVSAANQILQVLRGEKPPYMINPEVWNLF, from the coding sequence TTGCCAAAACTCAATTTAGGAAAAATTACGATGACTACTACTTCACCAAAAACTCTGACTATGGATATTCAAAAACCCAGGGTTCTTTTAATCGGAAAAATGTATGATGAAGCGGGGCAAAAACTTCTTGAAGAATCTACTAATATAGAGATTTTGTCCAACCCTACACCGGAGGAAATTAATGAGGCCATTCAAGAAGTATCTGGCGTATTTGTGCGTTATCCTAATAAGTTAGAGGCTTCATCAATCCGATTAGCAAAACACTTAAAAGTAATTAGTACCTCTGGATTTGGCACAGATTCTATTGATATTATGGCAGCAACAGAACAGGGGGTTATCGTTGTTAATAATCCCGGAATGTCAACTACAGCTGTAGCAGAACACACCTTATCTATGATTTTAGCCCTTGCTAAAAAGCTCCCTTTTTTAGATCATTGTGTGAAAAAGGGTAACTATTTAATTCGCAATCAGATGCAACCGATTCAACTCGAAAACAAGACCCTTGGTATTGTAGGTTTAGGAAGAATTGGTACTCTGGTGGCTCACAAATGTAACCTAGCACTGGGGATGAGAGTATTAGCTTATGATCCCTATGTTCCAGCCAGCAAAGCGGAGACAGTAGGAGCAACTTTGTTCAAAGATTTAGATGTTCTTCTGGCTGAATCGGACTTTGTTTCTTTGCATACTGAACTAACAAGTGAAACGCGGGAAATGTTTAATATCTCAGTTTTTAAAAAGATGAAACCAACAGCTTTTTTAATTAATACCTCCCGGGGAAAAGTCGTTTGTGAAAAGGATTTAGGGATCGCCCTTAATCAAAAATTGATAGCTGGATGCGCCCTCGATGTCTTTGAACCAGAACCGCCGGCTTTAGATAATCCTTTATATAATTTTGAGAATGTCATTCTCTCACCTCATTTAGCCGGAGTAACCCCTGAAGCGAGTCTAGCGGCTGCTGTTTCGGCGGCGAATCAAATATTACAAGTGCTTCGGGGAGAGAAGCCTCCTTATATGATTAATCCGGAGGTGTGGAATCTTTTTTAA
- the dnaN gene encoding DNA polymerase III subunit beta has product MKFTSSQSELNSNLSLVSRAVASRPTHPVLGNVLFCADEEKGEISLTAFDLSLGIRTSFRAEVVEGGKITLPAKLLNDIVSRLGEGEITISVEENENDEEHSLAFLKTASAQFQIRGMKADEFPELPTVADGEIVNLPVVALTEGLKGALFAASGDETKQVLTGVHLTKTVDCLEFAATDGHRLAVVQTPLEEVESASGGFNVTIPARALRELERMMSTKQNIETITLHVDDSQVIFEMGEQRLTSRKLEGAYPTYNQLIPKSFERSLVLDRKQLIRCLELVAVLSDQKNNLVKFSLDSENDRLSLAVESPDLGSAKESMAAEIQGESGDIAFNVKYLMDGLKALPNNDIQMQLNASTQPVIFTPLGGLKMTYLVMPVQIRQ; this is encoded by the coding sequence ATGAAATTTACCAGTAGTCAAAGCGAACTCAACAGCAATTTATCCCTAGTTAGTCGGGCCGTTGCCAGTCGTCCTACCCATCCGGTGTTGGGAAATGTTCTCTTTTGTGCCGATGAGGAAAAGGGCGAAATTAGCCTGACTGCTTTTGATTTGAGTTTAGGGATTCGCACCAGTTTTCGGGCCGAGGTGGTGGAAGGGGGCAAAATTACCCTGCCGGCAAAATTGCTTAACGATATTGTCTCTCGTTTGGGAGAGGGGGAAATCACTATCTCTGTGGAAGAAAACGAGAATGATGAGGAGCATAGTCTCGCTTTCCTGAAAACTGCCTCGGCACAGTTCCAAATTCGCGGCATGAAAGCCGATGAGTTCCCAGAATTGCCCACGGTGGCCGATGGGGAAATTGTTAATTTACCTGTAGTTGCCTTGACAGAGGGACTAAAAGGTGCATTGTTTGCCGCTAGTGGCGATGAAACTAAACAGGTGTTGACGGGGGTGCATTTAACTAAAACCGTCGATTGTCTAGAATTTGCCGCTACAGACGGTCATCGTTTAGCGGTGGTACAAACTCCCCTAGAGGAGGTGGAAAGTGCCTCTGGTGGCTTTAATGTCACCATTCCGGCCCGGGCCCTGCGAGAATTGGAAAGAATGATGTCAACAAAACAAAATATCGAGACTATTACTCTGCATGTGGATGATTCTCAAGTCATCTTTGAAATGGGGGAACAGAGGTTAACCAGTCGTAAGTTAGAAGGGGCCTATCCCACTTATAATCAGTTAATTCCTAAATCCTTCGAGCGTTCTTTGGTTTTAGACCGCAAACAGTTAATCCGTTGTTTGGAATTAGTGGCGGTTTTATCGGACCAAAAGAATAACTTAGTCAAGTTTAGCCTCGATAGCGAAAATGACCGTTTATCCCTAGCGGTGGAATCTCCTGATTTAGGTAGCGCCAAAGAGTCCATGGCGGCGGAAATTCAGGGAGAAAGTGGCGATATTGCCTTTAATGTTAAATATTTGATGGACGGTTTGAAGGCTTTACCCAATAATGATATCCAAATGCAGTTAAATGCTAGTACCCAACCGGTTATTTTTACCCCCTTGGGAGGTTTAAAGATGACCTATTTGGTGATGCCGGTACAAATTCGTCAGTAA
- a CDS encoding HypX (modular protein): MSDLDTENQRQSDEDRQRDAAVYLHLLNNLTDLDISEDNPKPNEYKIAKQWGQNRIFVRRVLRSVMGERYQEKEREERVPSLSLGKLVTILSSLEAYWQGESAKNKDSLAQKMINKFTQQEKQRVLKKYAQLSLDERDKLKLLVHPEAGLLEQLKEIITDEIQPDSLDVVSFYKQAINLYSSQKQQHSYLKSLDRNDNQNLDESLVNQIIEYIQPRLKKYYQHLSTGSEQEIIKDLVDKILREVSRTEFQAGLRQIKTVVGQCPDFVKNNLTSDSISNLFLESLSNSIIKNNLLGDKFPVYIDYLEIEKVKPLPLKLYRGKTGLINTDFLDDPEDENEYYAQGLEKQIAYRVRVYFYVYPPENWKPKPTLEEKEISQFFKQEESNSRLEFCEEVVGVGSPIAHITTAINRFLFEGIDILKKQGYLPVTQKIVSEDKVIGNTRNSAVWSYSLVKLCKQEDVKKSLEGEINYNQIVADQELATGEFYGFDLLESAAKSALHARLRAIEKTGIDYQQYLQQLCQRIEEKYILEKAEKWIKFYPFSLRAMQDYLEKKLFKDKYRNWDERNFKEVNNNQAWSMVAYEAHLAIIQVYLQEGLYRIAQKYLEVIKPHIEKGRLDDKLLVSLYYICLFDYHFYTDLEDEERDHQERGSAIRKAEECLNTAEEYLQEYLKEYAIIGEYSQTNAHPFFYYLSRIYSHRAKIYIFFPYIAQLPNPKTHLLIEPLRLLEKARIYAARDGDANYYAYWTVYQIWSYLITAYVGDTNRLTEKFSRQNCLEWAERLIKNALDCYGERGRKSYQQIKNYSGKQTEFVISNIVYEKYNDIYVQTIPPIIEIGKGSSHLDEFYQEILKLKSSQSQEKIIQLPMSALTYLDSNSDNKVYLFGIHASLLLFGLGLVELCKDNQEEGLEERIRMAMKRFTLGAAIASEGTVDEKRGEKTYLQRIFTEQKPNKDQKMPEDFQIRGLYPHRLTQFTAKGKIFAATCRVILLLYNYEKYSSYWPEVAYLLNDLHDAQTIIRSNNPDYSLGQNRYSGHLEQQFKGVKSYLESPKNSVKSGSLKEIRNRIVTDIFKILRGDKV, encoded by the coding sequence ATGAGCGATCTGGACACAGAAAATCAAAGACAAAGCGATGAAGACCGACAAAGAGATGCTGCGGTGTATTTGCATCTCCTCAACAATTTGACCGATTTGGACATTAGTGAGGATAATCCCAAACCGAATGAGTACAAAATAGCCAAACAATGGGGACAAAATCGCATTTTTGTCCGGCGAGTGCTGCGTTCGGTGATGGGAGAGCGTTACCAAGAAAAGGAACGCGAGGAGCGGGTACCCAGTTTAAGCTTGGGGAAATTAGTTACTATTCTTAGCTCACTGGAGGCTTATTGGCAAGGAGAGTCAGCCAAAAATAAGGATAGTTTAGCCCAGAAAATGATCAATAAGTTTACCCAACAAGAAAAACAACGAGTTCTCAAAAAATATGCACAGTTATCTCTGGATGAAAGAGATAAATTGAAATTACTTGTTCATCCCGAAGCTGGTTTACTTGAGCAGTTAAAAGAGATCATTACCGATGAAATACAGCCGGATTCCCTAGACGTTGTTAGCTTTTATAAACAGGCCATTAATCTATACAGTTCCCAAAAACAACAACACAGTTACCTAAAATCTCTTGATCGAAATGATAATCAAAATCTAGATGAATCTTTAGTTAATCAGATTATAGAGTATATTCAACCCCGATTAAAAAAATATTATCAGCATTTATCAACAGGCTCGGAGCAGGAAATTATCAAGGATTTGGTTGATAAGATTTTAAGAGAAGTGAGCCGGACAGAATTTCAAGCTGGACTCAGACAAATTAAAACTGTTGTCGGGCAATGTCCAGATTTTGTTAAGAATAATTTAACTAGCGATTCCATATCGAATCTCTTTTTGGAAAGTCTGAGCAATTCAATTATCAAAAATAATTTATTAGGGGACAAATTTCCCGTTTATATCGACTATTTAGAAATTGAGAAGGTCAAACCTCTGCCCCTAAAATTATACCGAGGCAAAACAGGTTTAATCAATACCGATTTTCTCGATGATCCTGAAGACGAAAATGAGTATTATGCTCAAGGATTAGAAAAACAGATAGCTTATAGGGTGCGAGTGTATTTTTATGTCTATCCCCCAGAGAACTGGAAACCAAAACCAACCTTAGAAGAAAAAGAAATCAGCCAATTTTTCAAGCAAGAAGAATCAAACAGTCGATTAGAATTTTGTGAAGAAGTGGTAGGTGTGGGCAGTCCTATCGCTCATATTACCACCGCAATTAATCGATTTTTGTTTGAGGGGATAGATATTTTGAAAAAGCAAGGCTATCTGCCTGTCACCCAAAAAATAGTCAGTGAAGATAAAGTGATTGGCAATACAAGGAATAGTGCTGTTTGGTCTTATTCTCTGGTTAAGTTATGCAAACAGGAAGATGTGAAAAAATCTCTAGAAGGTGAAATTAATTATAATCAAATTGTCGCCGATCAAGAATTAGCAACAGGAGAATTTTATGGATTCGATCTTCTAGAATCTGCCGCTAAGTCTGCCCTTCACGCTCGACTGAGAGCCATTGAAAAAACTGGAATTGATTATCAGCAATATCTACAACAACTTTGTCAGAGAATTGAGGAAAAATATATACTAGAAAAAGCAGAAAAATGGATAAAATTCTACCCTTTCTCTCTCAGGGCTATGCAAGATTATTTAGAAAAAAAGCTGTTTAAGGATAAATATCGCAATTGGGATGAGAGAAATTTCAAGGAAGTTAATAATAATCAAGCTTGGAGTATGGTGGCCTATGAAGCACATTTGGCAATTATTCAAGTATATCTTCAAGAGGGTCTCTATCGTATTGCCCAAAAATATCTTGAGGTTATTAAACCCCATATCGAAAAGGGACGACTAGACGATAAACTATTAGTTAGTCTCTACTATATCTGTCTATTTGATTATCATTTTTATACAGACCTTGAAGATGAGGAACGTGACCATCAAGAAAGGGGTTCTGCAATTCGTAAAGCTGAAGAATGTTTGAACACTGCTGAAGAATATTTGCAGGAATATTTGAAAGAATACGCAATCATTGGTGAATACTCTCAAACTAATGCTCATCCTTTTTTCTATTATCTATCTCGTATCTATTCTCACCGCGCTAAAATTTATATCTTTTTCCCTTACATTGCTCAATTACCCAATCCCAAAACTCATTTATTAATTGAACCTCTTCGTCTCTTAGAAAAAGCTCGTATTTATGCGGCTAGAGACGGTGATGCTAATTACTATGCTTACTGGACAGTGTATCAAATTTGGTCTTATTTAATCACTGCTTATGTCGGAGACACCAATCGATTAACGGAAAAATTTAGCCGCCAAAATTGTCTAGAATGGGCCGAACGTTTAATTAAAAATGCTCTTGATTGTTATGGAGAGCGAGGCAGAAAATCTTATCAACAGATAAAAAATTATAGTGGTAAACAGACAGAGTTTGTTATATCAAATATAGTTTATGAAAAATACAATGATATTTATGTGCAAACTATCCCCCCAATTATTGAAATCGGAAAGGGCAGCAGCCACTTAGACGAGTTTTATCAAGAAATACTTAAACTTAAATCTAGTCAATCTCAAGAAAAAATTATACAGCTACCCATGTCAGCATTAACTTACCTTGACTCAAATTCAGATAATAAAGTTTATTTATTTGGTATTCACGCTAGTCTTCTTTTATTTGGGTTGGGACTGGTGGAACTTTGTAAAGATAATCAGGAAGAAGGATTAGAAGAACGTATTCGTATGGCGATGAAAAGGTTTACTTTAGGAGCGGCAATTGCATCTGAGGGAACAGTGGATGAAAAAAGAGGAGAAAAAACCTATCTTCAGCGAATATTTACCGAGCAAAAGCCAAATAAAGATCAAAAAATGCCCGAAGATTTTCAAATTAGAGGCTTATATCCTCACCGGTTAACTCAGTTTACCGCTAAAGGGAAAATTTTTGCAGCAACCTGTCGAGTAATTCTCCTTTTGTATAACTACGAAAAATATAGTAGCTATTGGCCAGAGGTCGCCTATCTTTTGAATGATTTACACGATGCTCAAACTATTATAAGATCGAATAATCCTGATTATTCTTTGGGACAAAATCGCTATAGTGGTCATCTAGAACAACAATTTAAAGGGGTTAAAAGTTACTTGGAAAGTCCGAAAAATTCTGTCAAATCAGGTTCTTTAAAGGAAATTAGAAACAGAATTGTCACTGATATATTCAAAATACTTCGCGGCGACAAAGTGTAA
- a CDS encoding class I SAM-dependent methyltransferase, which produces MENIGKIPLKDEWRNRWATIKQFILNPAREMAFLQDQFQVSELYTNIAKRDPHLHDPNFPQWLNFGYWKEETTYNGACAALARKLAEVAELKAGDHLLDVGFGFAEQDLLWVRENNVGSIIGLNTTELQVEIAQERVAKAGLSDRIKLQVGSATQIPFPENSFDKLTALECAFHFDTREDFFAEAFRVLQPGGRLAIADCLPRVGREINFWLRVNSKKMCIPFPNQYDRHIYVEKLKKHGFVNIQALSISEYVWPAMVHYFAQISQGISKHDLVIDLQKDNPGLEAWSRNRGWFMAFDDYLLFSAEKPKLN; this is translated from the coding sequence TTGGAAAACATCGGCAAAATTCCCCTCAAAGATGAATGGCGTAATCGCTGGGCAACCATCAAACAATTTATCCTTAATCCAGCTCGAGAAATGGCGTTTTTGCAAGATCAGTTTCAAGTTTCTGAACTGTATACTAATATAGCGAAACGCGATCCTCATCTTCATGATCCTAATTTTCCCCAATGGCTTAATTTTGGTTATTGGAAAGAAGAAACAACTTATAACGGAGCTTGTGCCGCTTTAGCGCGTAAATTAGCCGAAGTAGCCGAACTTAAAGCCGGAGATCACCTTTTGGATGTGGGTTTCGGTTTTGCTGAACAGGATTTACTCTGGGTAAGAGAAAACAATGTTGGCTCAATTATCGGTCTAAATACAACCGAGTTACAAGTAGAAATTGCTCAAGAAAGAGTAGCTAAAGCAGGGTTATCGGACAGGATAAAACTTCAAGTAGGCTCGGCTACTCAAATACCTTTTCCTGAGAATTCTTTTGATAAGTTGACCGCTTTAGAATGTGCTTTTCATTTTGACACTCGTGAGGATTTTTTTGCGGAAGCTTTTCGAGTTTTGCAGCCCGGTGGAAGGTTGGCTATAGCGGATTGTTTGCCTAGAGTGGGTCGAGAAATTAACTTCTGGCTGCGGGTTAATAGTAAGAAAATGTGTATTCCCTTTCCTAATCAATACGACCGACATATTTATGTAGAAAAACTCAAAAAGCATGGATTTGTTAATATCCAAGCTTTATCTATTAGTGAATATGTTTGGCCGGCAATGGTTCATTATTTTGCCCAGATTAGCCAAGGAATTAGTAAGCATGATTTAGTTATCGATCTCCAGAAAGATAACCCAGGACTCGAAGCTTGGTCAAGAAATCGGGGTTGGTTTATGGCGTTTGATGATTATCTTTTGTTTTCGGCAGAAAAGCCTAAATTAAACTGA
- a CDS encoding M4 family metallopeptidase, producing MFCTECHGAPYNGNFGLSRTYNLRYENYSSKITLTDHRLVDDPCHDFCQQARDNVETVAQFIDDNFNKPLDRYEAIINVGRINGSYEPAGWGRKTRRALFGQREINGRNLSYGTDITVVAHEFCHGLIQQIEEGDNEFTEKKALEESFCDIFAVLVRNYHRDDGCYRNNPHNWLWDVGENFQEGTGSLRRLDTLLSLRFTDAGSVYGQIDWNTAKNYHELSLIHSHAFYRLMTIHNTVINGQPLFNGEFALKLFREVVEDISTLDSFSESRRVFKERAKKSLKASPRQLDAISQAFTDVGMWELSKY from the coding sequence ATGTTCTGCACAGAATGCCATGGCGCACCATATAATGGCAACTTCGGGCTTTCACGAACTTATAATTTGAGATATGAGAATTATTCCTCTAAGATCACTCTCACTGACCACCGATTAGTCGATGATCCTTGTCACGATTTTTGCCAACAAGCTCGCGATAATGTTGAAACCGTTGCCCAGTTTATCGATGATAACTTCAACAAACCACTAGATAGATATGAAGCTATCATTAATGTTGGCAGAATAAATGGTTCCTATGAGCCTGCTGGATGGGGACGTAAAACTAGACGGGCTTTATTTGGACAAAGAGAAATTAATGGTAGAAACCTTTCCTATGGAACCGATATCACAGTAGTAGCGCATGAATTTTGTCATGGTTTAATTCAGCAAATTGAGGAAGGAGATAATGAGTTTACAGAAAAAAAAGCACTTGAAGAATCTTTTTGTGATATATTTGCGGTTTTAGTGCGTAACTATCATAGGGATGATGGTTGTTATCGGAATAATCCTCATAATTGGCTGTGGGATGTGGGAGAAAACTTTCAAGAAGGAACTGGATCCCTGAGACGATTAGATACATTACTTTCTTTAAGGTTTACAGATGCAGGGTCTGTCTATGGACAAATTGATTGGAATACTGCCAAGAATTATCACGAACTTTCCTTGATTCATAGTCATGCTTTTTATCGATTGATGACAATTCATAACACTGTCATCAATGGACAGCCTCTTTTTAATGGCGAATTTGCTCTTAAGCTATTCCGTGAAGTTGTAGAAGATATTTCCACGCTCGATAGTTTCTCTGAGAGTCGTAGAGTATTTAAAGAAAGAGCCAAAAAATCACTTAAAGCTTCTCCTCGCCAATTAGATGCTATTTCCCAAGCATTTACTGATGTGGGAATGTGGGAATTGAGTAAATATTAG
- a CDS encoding IS630 family transposase, translating into MINLEFTEEEKNSLYYERFHHPHPRVQLKMEVLWLKSQKIPHQKICQLAGISPNTLLTYLRDYQEGGIEKLKEINFYRPKSELEFQKETLKKYFEKNPPATINEAVYRIEELTGIKRSPTQVRKFLKSMGMKCLKVGSLPSKADPDEQEDYKEKKLEPRLNEAKEGKRAVFFVDAAHFVMGAFLGFVWCFERLFVKSPSGRKRFNVLGALNAITHEVILVTNDTYITATQVCELLEKIAALGLMIPITLVLDNARYQKCKIVEELALSLSIELLYLPSYSPNLNLIERLWKFVKKKCLYGKYYENFSDFSSAIYECLNDAHLKHKKELDSLLTLRFQKFNKSQIMNV; encoded by the coding sequence ATGATTAACCTAGAATTCACGGAAGAAGAAAAGAACTCACTGTATTATGAAAGATTTCATCATCCCCATCCCCGGGTTCAACTGAAGATGGAAGTTCTCTGGTTAAAAAGCCAAAAGATACCGCACCAAAAAATTTGTCAGTTAGCAGGGATCTCGCCAAATACCTTATTAACCTATCTTCGCGATTATCAAGAAGGCGGAATAGAAAAATTAAAAGAAATCAACTTCTATCGCCCTAAAAGTGAATTAGAGTTTCAAAAAGAAACCCTCAAAAAATACTTCGAGAAAAATCCACCAGCCACAATAAATGAAGCTGTATATAGGATAGAAGAATTGACGGGAATAAAACGAAGTCCTACCCAAGTGAGAAAATTTTTAAAATCAATGGGAATGAAATGTTTAAAAGTAGGTTCTCTTCCTTCTAAAGCTGACCCAGATGAACAAGAGGACTACAAAGAAAAAAAGCTAGAACCCAGACTAAATGAGGCAAAAGAAGGAAAAAGGGCTGTTTTTTTTGTTGATGCCGCTCACTTCGTCATGGGAGCATTTCTCGGTTTTGTTTGGTGTTTTGAGAGACTTTTTGTTAAGTCACCGAGCGGGCGTAAACGCTTCAATGTTTTAGGAGCATTAAATGCAATAACTCATGAAGTTATTCTGGTTACGAATGACACTTATATTACGGCAACTCAAGTCTGTGAACTCCTTGAAAAAATAGCTGCTTTAGGACTAATGATTCCCATCACTCTAGTCTTAGATAATGCCCGCTATCAAAAATGTAAAATTGTTGAAGAATTGGCTCTTTCTTTGTCAATAGAGCTGCTCTATCTGCCGTCTTATTCACCTAATCTAAATTTAATTGAAAGGCTGTGGAAATTTGTCAAAAAGAAATGTTTATATGGTAAATATTATGAGAACTTTTCTGACTTTTCTTCAGCTATTTATGAATGTCTGAATGATGCCCATCTGAAACATAAAAAAGAACTGGATTCCTTGCTGACTCTACGATTTCAGAAGTTTAATAAATCTCAGATTATGAACGTCTAA
- a CDS encoding ABC transporter ATP-binding protein/permease, giving the protein MQTTFFQQETVKSSHQFFDNLKLIAGPYWYPTDPKEGRKFSEVISSWGMLFLLLLVIVGLVASNAVNSFVNRYLVDVIIQDKNASKFLTILLFYGLGLLLITLFTAFSKFVKKRIILDWYEWLNQQVVTQYLSHRAYYKINFRSDVDNPDQRIAQEIEPIARNAVNFGAILLEKVLEMTTFLVILFSISRLAALILVAYTIVGNLIAVYLSRELDKISQEELESKANYTYTLTHVRNHAESIAFFQGENQELKIIQRRFNNLVRNSLSKIDWERNQDIFSRGYRSVIQIFPFVVFAPAYIRGEIDFGQVNQAIIACSMFANGFSELILEFGSLGRFSSYVERLSEFSSALEEMRQQPKDASTIKTLEQNQIKFEDVTLQTPDYEKVIVQHLSLSIEPGEGLLIVGPSGRGKSSLLRAIAGLWNAGTGCLKRPPLEQFLFLPQRPYIILGTLREQLLYPKTTREMTDGELESVLQQVNLQNIATKVHGFDAEVPWENILSLGEQQRLAFARLLVTHPRYVILDEATSALDLNNEQTLYQQLQKAQTTFISVGHRESLFKYHQWVLELLEDSSWRLLSIDDYRSSKSL; this is encoded by the coding sequence ATGCAAACTACATTTTTTCAACAAGAAACCGTAAAAAGCTCTCATCAATTTTTTGACAATCTGAAATTGATTGCCGGTCCTTACTGGTATCCAACTGATCCTAAAGAAGGAAGAAAATTTTCCGAGGTAATAAGTTCATGGGGAATGCTGTTTCTCCTCCTTTTAGTAATTGTTGGACTGGTTGCCTCTAATGCAGTTAATAGCTTCGTTAATCGCTATTTGGTTGATGTTATTATTCAAGATAAAAATGCCTCTAAGTTTCTGACAATTTTATTATTCTATGGCTTAGGATTACTTTTAATTACCCTGTTTACTGCATTTTCTAAATTTGTTAAAAAAAGAATTATTCTGGATTGGTATGAATGGCTAAATCAGCAGGTTGTTACCCAATATTTGAGCCATCGCGCTTATTACAAAATTAATTTTAGATCCGATGTGGATAATCCGGATCAAAGGATAGCCCAAGAAATAGAACCCATTGCTAGAAATGCTGTTAATTTTGGAGCTATTTTATTAGAAAAAGTCTTAGAAATGACTACTTTTTTAGTAATTCTTTTCTCAATTTCTCGACTAGCCGCCTTGATTTTAGTGGCTTATACAATTGTCGGCAACCTAATTGCTGTTTATTTAAGTCGAGAATTAGATAAGATTAGTCAAGAAGAATTGGAATCCAAAGCTAATTACACCTACACTTTAACTCATGTTCGGAATCATGCTGAATCTATTGCCTTTTTTCAAGGCGAAAATCAAGAGTTGAAAATCATTCAACGTCGATTTAATAATCTCGTCAGAAATTCTCTCAGTAAGATTGATTGGGAGAGAAATCAAGACATTTTTAGTCGAGGTTATCGCTCAGTTATTCAAATATTTCCCTTTGTCGTCTTTGCTCCAGCCTATATTCGGGGGGAAATTGATTTCGGACAAGTTAATCAGGCTATTATTGCTTGCAGTATGTTTGCTAATGGTTTTTCTGAGTTAATCCTTGAATTTGGTTCTTTGGGCAGATTTTCCAGTTATGTTGAGCGTCTATCTGAATTTTCGTCGGCCTTAGAAGAAATGCGCCAACAACCCAAGGATGCTAGTACCATTAAAACCCTTGAACAAAATCAGATCAAGTTTGAGGATGTTACTTTACAAACACCGGATTATGAAAAGGTAATTGTTCAACATTTATCACTATCTATCGAACCAGGCGAAGGTTTATTAATTGTCGGACCGAGTGGACGAGGTAAAAGTTCTCTATTAAGAGCTATTGCTGGCTTATGGAATGCAGGAACTGGTTGTTTAAAACGACCTCCCTTAGAACAATTTCTCTTTTTACCTCAACGTCCTTATATTATTTTAGGAACTCTCAGAGAACAGTTACTTTATCCTAAAACAACCCGTGAAATGACCGATGGAGAACTTGAATCCGTTTTACAACAAGTTAATCTTCAAAATATAGCCACAAAAGTTCATGGCTTTGATGCGGAAGTTCCTTGGGAAAATATATTATCTTTAGGAGAACAACAACGCCTTGCTTTTGCCCGATTGTTAGTAACCCATCCCCGCTATGTAATCTTAGATGAAGCCACAAGTGCCTTAGATTTGAACAACGAACAAACCTTATATCAGCAGTTACAAAAAGCACAGACAACTTTTATTAGCGTAGGACATAGAGAAAGTTTATTTAAGTATCATCAATGGGTGTTAGAACTTTTAGAGGATTCTAGTTGGCGACTTCTTTCCATAGATGATTATCGATCCTCAAAATCTTTGTAA